The sequence AAGAACAAATTGACATACTTCTTAAAGGTTTGTACTTGTTACCGAACGTATAGTGGAGCTAATGTATATCAGGGCTGGTGGAGGGAAAAAAGTTCACTTGATGCACATAGAACTAGTTATACATAGAcgttaaaatccaaaattataAGGCTAAAATTGGAAAAGTATGAATAAAATTCATGTGTCACTTCTACAtaattaggtaattaattatatacTTTTGAAATTTAAGTTATGATcagttttacattatttaaaaacgtATATATACGTGCGTTTCTTTACAAACACAGCTATATATTTACCGTAgacataccgcggtattcggaaaacaagatccgttctagagaagaatgaatgaaataaatttattccataaatattccatatgtgattaaaatatctaataaaAGGAAgaagaacgatacgatatgtactagatacctggtagtttagatttcaactagatatcctTTGCAGCTGAATGCGGGCAACCAATGTAACTTTTACgctaaattatcgttttaagatcgtttcaaaatcgttttgaggtctaaaaatacataacgagacgttttagacattgtgaaaatcgttcaagagtatctccagaatcgcggaaatgtcaaatttgacaggctatatcttaaaaatatctttGTCGTAtcggtgatgtctaatagatatctagttctaaatccgaatcgggcccatagtcagAACCCCAACCGGCAACATGCCGCCAGCTTTTATTGCTAAAGAGGTCTGCACGTTCTGAAGCAACATTAGGACGATCCTCCGGTTACTTATATCCATATTTTCCCACGGCAGATCGTACACTAGTTCCGCGAGTACCTATGTCTCCCTAAAAAAACATTCAAgtcaataaaatttatttgcccattagtattatattttctttGGTCCCACTGCCATGCGCTCTAtcgctaataaaaataaatgaaaacacgagcgaagggagtgttttaaatcgacacgagtttttcgcacttgtattgtaATGTAAGTACTATTTTGTGTCAACTACTTTCAGCCACAAATGCCTTAAcaaaagaaaattgcatttcagTAGTAAATAGCTATATGTACAGCATCCACTTAAAATATACTTGGCTGAACTAAAACGCATAGGTtaatttcctattttttatttaactgttTTATGTTTTCTTCGTGACGATGCACATGTCTTCTCCGTCTCATTCGTCCGTCAATGTTCTTAACATGATGAAATAAGAGCACGAAGTTTTTATTATCtgtaacattttattataatatgaataattaATTTCACCACAGGATTAAGGATACATTAGTTATCATATTTTtgaaacatatattatttagtatataattttatagatAGGTAATGGACTAATTTTGTAACGACTGGCTTGCAAAAGGCGGCGGAAGACatgggaggcctttgcccagctgtGTGAAGGCTATAAAAAGAGTGATTTGGTAAATATTTGACAGACAAgagttttgcggggctatgatTACCTATATTTAAGAGTAACACtgtattttattacataattaaataaataataaaaaataccgtaGACATAGTCAGCACGCCGACCGGCACCATGTCTCCGGCCTTCAAGGCCAGTGATTTCTGCACGTTGTGGAGGAGGATCGACACGAGCCTCCTGTTCCTCAGGTCCATGTCCTCCCACGGCAGCCCGTACACAAGGTCGGCGAGAGTGTCACTCTACCCGAACAATTACACTTTAAATACAGGTTGTAACAAGAAATGGTGATCCGTTTTTAAGGGCATAGTCGGTACCATGTTCTGATTAGAAGAACTAGAAGGAAAATTTATTGacgcaaaaaatgtttttccttCGGAGGGCTTGGAGAAACCGCCCCAtagattaaataattttttcgcattaaaaattttgttattttctgatttcctaatcagaacactATACGATTTATGTCCTTAAACGGATCATCACACTTTTTGTTACGTTCAGTAGGTACACATACTTATTTATAGATACAGATACTGTAAGTAATAACGTTTGAATCAAGGTAGGTACAAAACATTTGAGACCTTTGAGTTGACAAGTTCGAAAATGACTGATGTTTCTATTAATTGTTGAAACACCATAATCGTTAATAATCCATATCTTCCCAGAGCAATTGGGTCctgtaaaaataaacataacacGATTATTTAGCGTCAGATACATCGTAAAGATCTATACAAAATTACAGTAAGCAGAACAAGTACAGAAGATGATTTTATGTACAAACCCAATCAATCCCTACtataataggtattatatataaatgcgaaagtaaatgtctgtctgtcttttatttcttcacgcttaaaccgctgaaccgatttagataaaatttggtatggagatagtttaagGCTTGAGGCCTTCCTCGAAAATAGCATTCTGATGTGCGAAATAATTATTCTACTGTGCACGTGATTATTTTTTGACGGTCgatttattgtattgtaatagtTTTTGACAATGGCACCACAAAATGGCCTCATGTCAGCGCCAGCGCAAAAATAAGctattagtgtttttttttaagtgcaaACGAAAATGAGCTCACCAGTGAAGAGCATTTCAAGAGTAAGACGCAACCGCTCAGCTGGTGAAACAGGAGGTAACAACACAATGAGATACTAAACGCTTCTGAAGTGCATCTCATAAATCTGAAAATTAGAaaccatttaatatttaaataacaggtcgatctgtgtaagatggtctaaatattgattatttatattgccttttatttttttttattcttatctGTGATGCAAACAAAATCTGTCATTGAAAAATATTCAAAGTTTGGCGAAAGCGATGACCCAATGACGCTCTGTGTTTTGAACAGGAAACTGTCCGatcgtaggtataaaaaatTTCGTTAGTTTGGTTACAAAACCAAAATATCTAGCTGATGTCACCCTAATCTTAACCCCAcaacaatgtttatttatttatttggtgtAGAGTAGGGCCAAGTGGCGGAAAAAAGGGGAgggctttgcccagcagtgggacacactaatacgctaataaaaaaaaaaactgttgtctATATTTTGGGTTATGGTTCCATTTCTACCTACCTCTATTTAAAATTTCAAGCAATTTCTCTCCCTAGTTCCTTCACTAAAAACTTACTCTTTGATCATTTGATGATGTCTCACAATGTCCTTTAACCGACCAAACATGTCCTCTTGCGTAATCTGACCTGGAGCCGTCATCGTGAAGGCTTGAGGAGTTTTAAGAGGGAACTGTTTCAGGTCATGTACAAGTATGTTTATGTGACCCCAAATATGGAACACGATGGAAAAAACTAACGCATCGTACATACAAATTCCAATACAAGCGTTGTAAGAAACGTAGATATTGTAAAAGAACACAATCAGATAACCATCGAAGGTTCCATACTGGTCGAAAGGCAAGTCGAAGTAAACAGAGTGCTGGAATGTGCCATTGGTCGGTCTGTGTTTGGTGAACATTCCGGCTTTTATATTGTTGTATAAAGGAATGCCGTTATAAAACAGCGGTAAGCCGGCTGTGTGTGACACGCTTACTGCAGTAACGATGGCACAAATTCTGTTGACCCGATGGTATacctgtaaaaaaattataagataATGTAAATGCCATATTTTCAGCATGACAAAGTAAAACAATTCTTATTTGCTACCAAAGTCCCAAACTTTGGTAGCAAATAAGAATTGTTTTACTTTAACTCTACAAACACACACACGCAGTTTTTACCAACCTGTGCAGCGttttccgttttttgcttgtgGTGGATTAAATGAAATTCCAAAACAAATCTTTTTATCATTAAACAGTACTTTTTCTGGAACGGCAGGAATAATCTTTGCTGAAAAATAAAGTAGTTTCAAAGTAAGAAAATGATTGAAATTCTCCATATTAAATTTCGTAAAAAGTAGCCTGTTATGATGTATTTTTTTAGAGTAGAAGCCGAACGAGAACAGAGAACAAACTTCGCGACGTTCCGTTGGCAAATTTTGATATCAGGCGTTGCTTGTAAAAGTACTGTTAGAAAACGGTTCTTGTATAATTTCCATTATCTTCCTAGCATTAATTCGGCTTTTTATGACCATTTTTGTCAATACTCACAAGATATACGCTAGCCAACATCATATTGACATACGAGTGCGCCAAATCATGGTTCACATACTTCTGCAGGTAAGATATAGTTGTGGTCATGTTAAGCACCACAAAAGTGATAAGTAAACATCGGTATAATGATGCCCCTTGACACTTAATTTTGGAGCCACCAAATTCCTGGTTAGGCCATGACGCAATCATGTTGAGCAAGAATCGAATTCTGCTCATGTAGTTCAATGTGAAGACATCTTTTGGATAGCTGAAACATACTGTTTTAAGAAAAGCTTACTGGATCTTGATTTgataaatacaattaataaaatactattttcagCGCAgctaaataattgaattttttaAAGTGGATGCCGCTACTGCAGTTATTTGTTGTGTTAACGTTTTACATCTAACTATTAAATGGTGCCGTCATGAACAAATCTAATGTTCAAGTTTGACTAACATTTCCTGTTTATCTCGCTCAGTTGCTAAAAGGTTAGCTATAAGAGATCCCTTAAAGAGATAAGTTCGCCGTTGTACACATATTGTATTTGTTCTCTCtttgttatgtacctacttgttttgTGTAATGAAGTTTTTTACTACCTACTGCTACTACTAACTCGAAAAGAAATCGTTTTATAATCAAATGTAATGTGTGCAACTATTTTGCGTAAATACCTAGTTAACTATTTAATTCGGTTGAATACCTGGGCATGATGCAGTCGTATCAAAACTTGCAAAAAAACAATTGGCTTGAAAGGTTATAAATGCAGCCGAACAGGCGACAAAGGTCGCTTCGAATAAACTTATCATTACTTACTACCACcagtaattatttaaaactggcaaataagaaaaaaatataatagtgTTTAGAGTTCCGTGTGGAAGGATACTATATTAAAGTAATACTTGTCTTCGGTTTTGAACTaagatcaaataaaaataaaattgtactatGATTGTACTCGTAAAAGTCGTATGCAACTTATGGTACAAAATTTGATTATGGTAAAGAAGTAACTATTTGGTCAACTACTCTAGTACTTTGGTactagttggtcaaaccaatttgtcagtcagtaagaatcaggaaaactatactaatccttttctttatctttatcttgtgggtgctagtactagtgtaagacaaagatagtatgtttctctctgtctatgtttgaaatgagacagtcctttgacaaactataattcaaATGGCGAAAAAGAGCTATTAGGTACGAAAAGTTTACCCTGCAAATCTGGTAGAACCGCAGTTAGTGTCGCGCCATGTGCGTACTCTCTTAAAAGCTTATCTAAAGTACTTAGTCTTATAGACGCACGCTCACAAACAGAACAAAAATGATATGGGCGTACGAGTACGTGTTCTGGTCAGGAGTGCGTAGTTTAAACATGGTTAATCTCCAATTGTGCTTTTTTTAATAACTAGCGagagcgacccgccccggcttcgtacgggttacacaaaaccgtaACATTACACCTAAACCTTCGTTAAGAATCACTctgttgataggtgaaaaccgcataaaaatccgttcaaATGGTGACTTTCAAAAATAAGTATTATTAGGATCATGCGAAAAAAATCGTGACAAAATTTCGTCtaggtacgattattttcgaccactcgcttttaaattcgaacgttcgaaactcaaaaatcggccccagtattttttgagtttatcgtcgTGAGTTCTACAACGGTACTCTTCAATCTTTAAACTAAGTATTGTGTTTTAGAAGAAAAGTATAAGGAAGACGGTTTTTacaatactataaatataattttatatcgcGCCAAATCACGTAAGTATAATCAATTTTTCAATACTTACGTTAAAATTTCTTCAAGAGTAGTTTTTTTCTTATGTTATTCACCCAGTATTGTTACCtataattaaagtttttaaatgtgttcttaaaataataataaacattgtAAAATAGGTTAAGGCTCGTCACGTATCAACTCAGAACCCGATCGATGTAACGTATTCTTTACGCAACAAAAAAAGGTAACATTAGTTATAATAATAGATAGTGCAATATGATCACAGTTTATTCCATTTAAGTCACCATTTTACTGTCCATaagaaaaatatacttactatacATCAACAAGCTTTACAcacatataaatatacctagGACTCTTACTAatcaaaaacttttttgtatttaCTGAAAACTCACATATGTCCACTTAAATATTCGTAcactataaaattataaatggaaCTTGCCAATTTGCCTCGTGGCTATGTAAAGCAGCTGTTAGTATGGCCGAGCCTCAGGTGAAGTGGCGTTtagtgtaaattaaatacaaagcTAGCTGTTATTACCATTCATAGGCAATTAGAAACACGAGACAAAGTATTTATGAaagataatagttattttcaccacaccaactggtaaagactctcttgattgttcaaaaactgatagcaaagttgcattttattcacatgtgaggcaaagtaatcaaatgcaaattttgagttgttttcttatgtttgctggtagaattaacttttaaaaagatgattttgaatgttaaatatttaataacattaatttgtacatatttgattc comes from Cydia amplana chromosome 15, ilCydAmpl1.1, whole genome shotgun sequence and encodes:
- the LOC134654866 gene encoding uncharacterized protein LOC134654866 is translated as MSRIRFLLNMIASWPNQEFGGSKIKCQGASLYRCLLITFVVLNMTTTISYLQKYVNHDLAHSYVNMMLASVYLQRLFLPFQKKYCLMIKRFVLEFHLIHHKQKTENAAQVYHRVNRICAIVTAVSVSHTAGLPLFYNGIPLYNNIKAGMFTKHRPTNGTFQHSVYFDLPFDQYGTFDGYLIVFFYNIYVSYNACIGICMYDALVFSIVFHIWGHINILVHDLKQFPLKTPQAFTMTAPGQITQEDMFGRLKDIVRHHQMIKEFMRCTSEAFSISLCCYLLFHQLSGCVLLLKCSSLDPIALGRYGLLTIMVFQQLIETSVIFELVNSKSDTLADLVYGLPWEDMDLRNRRLVSILLHNVQKSLALKAGDMVPVGVLTMSTIIKTSCSYFIMLRTLTDE